The stretch of DNA GCAGGTTCCAGCTTGAGATCTAGCCTAGAATTAATAAACATAATCCCTTCAATGACGAAATATATAAAGTCTCCAAGGAAAAAAAGTACATTACCAAACCCTTATGTATGGAATAGACATGGGGAGCTCGCTTTCTCCATATACCCAAAAAAGATGTGTAATGGACATAGCATACTGATTTCATTTCCTATACATGTCATTCTATTTTTCACCAACATGGAAGAAATCAGCTGCTTAACCAGATTTGACTAGGGCTGACAATTCCTGTTTGTAGGTTGTGTTCGTATGTGTCAAGTCATGAGTATTAGACTACATGGGTCAACCCGAACCCTACCCGTTTAATTAAATGGGTCAAACCCTAACGTGACCTATATAAATAACGGGTGACACGAGACAACCCTCATaacttgtttaataattaacttttatAGGACTAAACTGGACACAACCTGTTTAACCCGTTTCATATAAATGAGTCAAGTATTCCCTTAGATCccattattttacttatcacaaaatataaatgaGCCAAGCATACAAAAAATGGCATAAATTACACAATAATTTGTCCAACAAGCATGTCaactatcattattattatttttttgacaagtatgTCAACTTCTATAATTATATCCATTGTCTCTTTAGGCTGTGGTTGGTTGttgaactcatctcaatttaatcattaatggtacccactactttttcaacttcccataaaaaagttaaactcatctcaacctatttcatacatttaaacatatatctcaacctatttacattcaaacacatctcaatgagACTCACAAAACATTACAATTCATAGATCAACTCAGATCATCTCAgaatccaaacacaaccttaatctTGCAAAATCATGAagtaaataattatacatattcTCAAAGACAACTTTTTATAGCAAGGAATCCATGGACCTGCGTAATGTGTCCCCAACACATAGATTAGCTAAATCATTGGCTATTCACCGATGGAATGTGactcctagaaattgtttgctcCCAAGGGTTCAAACATTAGATCTAGAGGGAGCATAGCTCCAAGACCGtggcccttaccacttgagccaaccctagGGGTTTCTCTAAGACAATTAATATTACCAAACACCCTCACCTCTAGGCATGAGCCATTAAGTTGCAATAGAGTGCATGTATTGCAGGATTTACCAACAATGATGAAGTACATAAGTATAGCAGGAATGATGTACTTGCCTCTGCTGTCACCTTTCTCATATCTAGCAAATCTGCTTTGTTACCAGCCAGTGCCATGACCATATTTGGATTGCCTTGTggcaacaaaaatgaaaaaggaaacatTATTTAAGAAACAAAGGAAGAATATAATGCTACCAAAAACAGTTAAAAATACAAGTTAATGTTCTTTCATTGCAATTAATACAAGTATGTTCAATCAATGATGTCACAGAATCAGAAGTAGGGCCATTAAATGCCACCACCTGAAGAGTGGCCAATAAAGAGAGGTATATATGCGTAAAAGCATGCTTTTCTACAGTACAACACAGAATGTAAACACTACCTTGTGCTTTAAGTTCTTGGACCCATTTTTTTGATCGCTCAAATGAGGcctaaaagagaagaaaacaaaattaaaagctttGCTTAGGTTGAAGTATAGTAATGAAGCCATCAGTAACTCGCCTAAACCATTTCCTTTCACCCatgaatctaaaattttaataataccGCTCTGAGACCTgtgtgaatattacataattgctTTAGCTTTAACCATTTGCTTTAGCCCATGAtctcatatcaaaataaaacatatttcagtttcaagatctataaaatcaagAATATAGTGAGCTTTTAAGGGATGCTGGGCTATTTCAAAGCGAACATTCTAATGACTTCCCTTTCTCTCAGTACTCCTTTCTAAGGGAATATCAACTCTGCTTTCACATGAAATGAAGAGCATTCTTTTCCAGACTTATTGCTCcttaatttagttttttgttctattatttCTACAGATCATAGAAAAGAGTTTACATAATTGCATGCATCGCTACATCTATAACGAGAAATATCAAAACAGGGCAAACTGACTTAttcacaaatataattttttttataagaattcacagatataaaaataaaatccaaagctATAAATTGGTTGTAATTGTATAAAATCCTAGCCCACTCCTCATGTGTTGTTGAATCTATCCTCTCATTTAACTCGATAAATTGTATAATGTTGCAAAGAGATAGAATCAGAAGTAGTACATATTTCTACAACCAAATTTCATTTCTCATGATGCACTTACTTGGTTTGTAATATCATACACGATTATTGCAGCAGCAGCTCCTCTGTAGTACATTGGAGCCAAGCTATGGTATCTCTCTTGACCGGCTGTATCCCACACCTCAAATTTTACAGTCTCATCATTTACAGACAAAGTTTGTGAGAAAAAGGCAGCACCTATGGTTGATTCCTACAGAGTTTACATGACATAATGTCATCCTCCAGGATCAAAGAGCCAGATGCTTAAATTGAGAACGCAATAGATACATCTTATTAGCAACACCAAACCTGAAATTCAATAAATTGCCCTTTAACAAAGCGCAAGACTAAACTAGACTTCCCAGCTCCAACATCACCCAGAAGCACCTGAAGCAAAACATCAAACATTTTGTGTAACTCAGGATCATCTCAAAGCAGttgtaaaaagaaagaatgaccTAAACCCTAACTTCAAAATATGACTTTCTATTCATTAAGAAATACAAAAGATTACCCAGAGCTACATTAAAATCTGCTTAAAAAAACCAAGTATAAAAGCAAACCCATATCAGACCGtagataagaaatatataaacatatacgCACAATCTAAGAAagaaacttaagaaaataagCCTTACCCACGTCAGacattgcataaaaaataatgttcaaCACAAACATAACCCATGAGAATTAATTAAGACCGACCCACAACagaattttcatcaaaattatgcACCAAGAAATCAAAATCCCGGAGATCTAAGGCTGACCTATCAGGTTTTGTAATCAAATTCATCATGACACTCGAACAAAATTCTTGAGAATCAAACCACACCAAAATTAGAATTTGCATTGAAATTGTGAACTGGAAAATAAAGTTCTTGAGGATCCTGCCAGACAAGTACTAAAATTTGCATCGAAATAATCCAAACGCAAACAGTATTCTCGAGAATTAAGCTAAATCCACGTCACAATTTGCATCACATTTATCAACAAGCGAGTTGAACTTATTTAGAATCAAGTCAAACCCATATCATGATTTGCATCACGTGAAAATGCTCACCAATTTGGCATTAATGTTCTTGTTCCCAGTGGTAGCCATTCTGTAATCGCTTGAAGGATAAGAATAAATGATAAGAACTAAAAACGAAAATCAAATAAGCGTTGACAAGGAAGAGGGGTTGATACAATAGGCAAAAGCACAAGGAAGGATCCTCAGCTAACCCCCCTCGCTCTTTCCACGAAAGAGTCCCCAAACCGTACACGAAAGCGATAGTCTCAGAGAGTCGCAGAGTCACACCTTTGAATGTCTGGCATATCCAATTCACcgttctttttt from Juglans regia cultivar Chandler chromosome 4, Walnut 2.0, whole genome shotgun sequence encodes:
- the LOC109004726 gene encoding ras-related protein RABF2a, whose protein sequence is MATTGNKNINAKLVLLGDVGAGKSSLVLRFVKGQFIEFQESTIGAAFFSQTLSVNDETVKFEVWDTAGQERYHSLAPMYYRGAAAAIIVYDITNQASFERSKKWVQELKAQGNPNMVMALAGNKADLLDMRKVTAEEAQAYAQENGLFFMETSAKTATNVNDVFYEIAKRLPRVQPAQNPSGMVLMDRPAQRVASAYCCS